One stretch of Oryzias latipes chromosome 7, ASM223467v1 DNA includes these proteins:
- the LOC101160733 gene encoding deoxyribonuclease-1, whose translation MRTSCLLLLSFLLDVRVAYGAADFRICAFNLQHFGESKSKKSDVMQTLVRIITRCDVCLLQEVRDSKGGALPELLEQIRRFDPKHTYKSVSSERLGRSDSYQEQYVFIYRSSTTTVTDEYQYPDDLPGDEDAFSREPFVVRFKAPQTAVKEFVLIPQHTTPTNTTKELDALYDVLQQVRKMWKTDNVMLLGDFNADCSYLPKKNRKNVRLITDTSLSWLIPDTADTTVRSTTSCAYDRIVVHGETFDRAIVPSSAKAFNFQEEYGLTEKQALNVSDHYPVEVLLRVVQSRSYSGAGSFLVDCFLPLLLLHLILQLLTS comes from the exons ATGAGGACGTCatgtctgctgctgctctccttCCTCCTGGACGTCAGAGTCGCATACGGAGCTGCAGACTTCAGAATCTGCGCCTTCAACCTTCAACACTTTGGAGAATCAAAGTCCAAGAAGTCTGACGTCATGCAAACTCTCGTGAGG ATCATCACTCGCTGTGACGTCTGCCTCCTGCAGGAGGTCCGGGACAGCAAAGGGGGGGCTTTACCGGAGCTTCTGGAGCAGATCAGGAG GTTTGACCCCAAACACACGTACAAGTCTGTGTCCAGCGAGAGGCTGGGCCGCTCAGACTCGTACCAGGAGCAGTATGTGTTCATCTACAG AAGCAGCACGACCACCGTCACGGACGAGTATCAGTACCCAGATGACCTTCCAGGAGACGAAGACGCGTTCTCCAGAGAGCCCTTTGTTGTGCGCTTCAAAGCTCCACAGACAG CTGTGAAGGAGTTCGTCCTCATTCCTCAGCACACCACTCCGACCAACACCACCAAGGAGCTGGACGCTCTGTACGACGTGCTGCAGCAAGTCAGGAAGATGTGGAAGACTGAC AATGTGATGCTCCTGGGAGACTTCAACGCCGACTGCAGTTACCTCCCCaagaagaacaggaagaacgtGCGCCTGATCACCGACACCAGCCTCTCATGGCTCATTCCTGACACCGCCGACACCACCGTGCGCTCCACCACCTCCTGCGCCTACGACAG GATTGTTGTTCACGGAGAAACGTTTGACAGAGCGATTGTGCCGTCTTCTGCCAAAGCGTTCAACTTCCAGGAGGAATATGGACTAACAGAGAAGCAG GCTCTGAACGTGAGCGATCATTACCCCGTGGAAGTTCTGCTGAGGGTCGTTCAATCAAGGTCCTACAGCGGAGCCGGTTCCTTCCTCGTCGACTGCTTCCTCCCGCTCCTTCTCCTCCATTTGATCCTTCAGCTCTTAACCTCATAG
- the LOC101160979 gene encoding 60S ribosomal protein L10 has protein sequence MGRRPARCYRYCKNKPYPKSRFCRGVPDPKIRIFDLGRKKAKVDEFPLCGHMVSDEYEQLSSEALEAARICANKYMVKTCGKDGFHIRMRLHPFHVIRINKMLSCAGADRLQTGMRGAFGKPQGTVARVNIGQVIMSVRTKTQNKEHVVEALRRAKFKFPGRQKIHISKKYGFTKFNTCDFDDMMAEKRLIPDGCGVKYIPSKGPLTRWKALHANPK, from the exons ATGGGGCGCCGTCCAGCCCGCTG ttACCGCTACTGCAAAAACAAGCCCTACCCAAAGTCCCGTTTCTGCAGGGGTGTACCTG ATCCAAAGATCAGGATCTTTGATTTGGGCAGGAAGAAGGCAAAGGTGGACGAGTTTCCTCTGTGTGGCCACATGGTGTCTGATGAGTACGAGCAGCTGTCCTCAGAAG CCTTGGAGGCCGCCCGCATCTGTGCCAACAAGTACATGGTGAAAACCTGCGGTAAGGATGGTTTCCACATCCGCATGCGTCTGCACCCCTTCCACGTCATCCGCATCAACAAAATGTTATCATGCGCCGGAGCTGATCG GCTCCAGACTGGAATGCGTGGCGCTTTTGGGAAGCCGCAGGGCACTGTGGCTCGCGTGAACATCGGTCAGGTCATCATGTCCGTGCGCACAAAGACTCAGAACAAGGAGCATGTGGTGGAGGCTCTGCGCAGAGCCAAGTTCAAGTTCCCCGGACGCCAGAAG ATCCATATTTCTAAGAAGTACGGCTTCACCAAGTTTAACACCTGCGACTTCGATGACATGATGGCAGAGAAGCGTCTGATCCCCGATGGCTGCGGCGTCAAGTACATCCCCAGCAAAGGGCCCCTGACCCGCTGGAAGGCTCTGCACGCCAACCCTAAATGA